A single region of the Lineus longissimus chromosome 14, tnLinLong1.2, whole genome shotgun sequence genome encodes:
- the LOC135498818 gene encoding beta-1,3-galactosyltransferase 1-like — MRVKLRTVLLYAILMLLVIIVGQQYSYMYPEKIQQVQITQRPPVLITRPVTPRKDYETLFNYFRRKPNDTEIVYIKRVEIQRMTIQQSWQLIEKLNQKVDMESDYLESKTIKPWWYNFPRKTHPFPRERPREYKSPTPMEFFGITSEVNRRDMHYLINQPHICNCKDMYLLIAISSEPSATPMRMAIRATWGRLQRANGQDIRFVFLLGSTGSTYHQSLIEAEAAQYHDIVQGSFLEAYNKLTDKALMMLKWTSKFCSNAKYVLKLNDNVMINPFKILRYLKKLHAKDLYWGKVVYLDTPQDKIAGQDRYASNVTWTGKTFPPYCIRPHIIMSIKTIQDMNLMSRRTPWVFPDDIYFGILAEKLGIALYDYSRGIGKIQYGPDPADVLANTTSPLMIVETHDSAQMTNNQHRFWLAVQQKLGDRDRKGSVLNLREITPVTMGDVYIET, encoded by the coding sequence atgagagtaaaGTTACGGACAGTGCTTCTTTATGCAATTCTCATGCTGCTTGTTATAATCGTCGGACAACAGTACTCCTACATGTACCCGGAAAAAATTCAGCAAGTTCAAATCACGCAGAGACCGCCGGTACTGATCACCCGGCCAGTCACACCGAGGAAGGACTACGAAACGCTGTTTAATTATTTCCGACGGAAACCTAACGACACGGAAATCGTCTACATAAAACGCGTGGAAATCCAACGCATGACGATTCAGCAGAGTTGGCAGTTGATCGAGAAACTGAATCAAAAGGTCGACATGGAGTCGGATTATTTGGAAAGCAAGACGATAAAACCGTGGTGGTACAACTTCCCGCGGAAAACCCACCCGTTCCCACGGGAGAGACCGCGCGAGTATAAATCGCCGACTCCGATGGAGTTTTTCGGGATAACGTCGGAGGTTAACCGTCGAGATATGCACTACTTGATCAACCAGCCGCATATTTGTAATTGTAAAGATATGTATTTGTTGATCGCGATTTCATCAGAGCCGTCGGCGACGCCGATGCGGATGGCGATTCGCGCCACTTGGGGGCGATTGCAACGTGCCAACGGACAGGATATACGCTTTGTGTTTCTGTTAGGGTCAACGGGGAGCACGTATCATCAGTCGCTGATTGAGGCCGAGGCCGCACAATACCACGACATTGTCCAAGGATCGTTTTTAGAAGCGTACAACAAATTAACAGACAAAGCGTTAATGATGCTGAAATGGACTTCGAAATTCTGCTCGAATGCGAAATACGTTTTAAAGCTCAACGACAACGTCATGATAAACCCGTTCAAAATTTTACGCTACTTGAAAAAGTTGCACGCCAAGGATCTATACTGGGGTAAAGTCGTTTACCTCGACACGCCCCAGGATAAAATCGCCGGCCAAGATCGCTATGCGTCCAACGTCACATGGACGGGAAAGACGTTCCCGCCGTATTGCATCCGTCCGCATATCATTATGTCAATCAAAACAATTCAAGACATGAATCTCATGTCGCGGCGGACGCCGTGGGTTTTTCCCGACGACATATACTTTGGGATTCTGGCGGAGAAATTGGGTATCGCGCTGTACGATTATTCCCGCGGAATCGGGAAAATTCAATACGGTCCTGATCCGGCGGACGTATTAGCGAACACGACATCGCCGTTGATGATCGTCGAGACCCATGACAGCGCTCAGATGACGAACAACCAGCACCGATTTTGGTTGGCGGTCCAGCAGAAGCTTGGCGACAGGGATCGGAAGGGGAGCGTCCTGAATCTACGGGAAATCACACCGGTCACTATGGGAGATGTTTACATTGAGACGTAA